The following are from one region of the Corylus avellana chromosome ca1, CavTom2PMs-1.0 genome:
- the LOC132169200 gene encoding germin-like protein subfamily 1 member 7: protein MKGFPNYLVAFALMAMACSIASAYDPAPLQDFCVAASTSTDAVFVNGKFCKDPKLVNANDFFFQGLNIPRSTANQPGSNVTLLTVDQIQGLNTLGVSLARIDFAPNGLNPPHIHPHATEIFVVVKGTLYVGFVTSNPDNRFFTKVLNAGDVFVFPIGLIHFQYNIGSTDALAFSGLGSQNPGRVSIAETIFGSNPPINANVLTKAFQLDKNVVKYLQKQFSSNNI from the exons ATGAAAGGGTTTCCTAATTACCTTGTAGCTTTTGCACTCATGGCTATGGCATGCTCCATTGCCTCTGCCTATGACCCTGCTCCTCTGCAAGACTTTTGTGTTGCAGCTAGCACTTCTACTGATGCTG TATTTGTGAATGGAAAGTTCTGCAAGGACCCAAAGCTTGTCAATGCCAATGATTTCTTCTTCCAAGGGCTAAACATTCCAAGAAGCACTGCAAATCAACCAGGGTCGAATGTCACTCTTTTGACCGTAGACCAAATACAAGGCCTTAATACATTAGGTGTATCCTTGGCTCGCATTGACTTTGCACCAAATGGCCTAAATCCTCCCCACATTCATCCTCATGCCACTGAGATTTTTGTAGTCGTAAAGGGTACCTTGTATGTTGGCTTTGTCACATCTAACCCTGATAACCGCTTCTTCACAAAGGTTTTAAATGCTGGAGATGTCTTCGTATTTCCAATTGGCCTCATTCACTTTCAGTACAATATAGGAAGTACCGATGCTCTTGCCTTTTCCGGACTCGGTAGCCAGAATCCGGGGCGCGTTAGCATAGCAGAGACAATATTTGGATCTAATCCTCCCATCAATGCTAACGTTCTCACCAAAGCCTTCCAATTGGACAAGAATGTGGTTAAATATCTTCAAAAACAGTTTTCTTCCAACAACATTTAG